The Nitrosomonas communis genome has a segment encoding these proteins:
- a CDS encoding arginase: MTKLIQTLGIASCLGGPMRTCGNAAELLRDEFAKLPVTQTGLQLQWHMLYPEKTGTKEARLAHLYQKASQFTRHWTENHHPFLVIGGDHSCALGTWSGVLQALPHSSELGLIWLDAHMDANTFATTPSGNIHGMPVAALLGKADERLGTIYPACCFIQPENLLMIGIRSYEAGEYALLKQANVKIVFADQIIDFSRTLLAAIEQLSRTCKTIGISLDLDLIDPEDAPGVETPVSAGIKAAALLEALALVKHHAKFCALEISEFNPESDRHAKTLLLMKSIVETFYAD; encoded by the coding sequence ATGACAAAACTGATACAAACATTAGGGATTGCTTCTTGTCTAGGCGGACCGATGCGTACTTGCGGTAACGCAGCAGAACTGCTGCGGGACGAGTTTGCTAAGCTGCCAGTAACGCAAACTGGCTTGCAACTGCAATGGCATATGCTATATCCCGAAAAGACAGGCACAAAAGAGGCCAGATTAGCCCATCTCTACCAAAAAGCGAGTCAATTTACCCGCCACTGGACTGAAAACCACCATCCTTTTCTGGTAATCGGCGGTGATCATTCTTGTGCACTAGGTACCTGGTCAGGCGTACTACAGGCATTGCCGCACAGCAGCGAACTTGGCTTAATCTGGCTTGATGCGCACATGGATGCGAACACTTTTGCCACCACACCTTCCGGCAATATACACGGTATGCCTGTTGCTGCGCTGCTAGGCAAAGCGGATGAGCGGCTGGGCACAATTTATCCAGCCTGCTGCTTTATTCAACCAGAAAATCTGCTGATGATCGGTATTCGCAGTTATGAAGCGGGGGAATACGCTCTTTTAAAACAGGCAAACGTCAAGATTGTGTTTGCTGATCAAATCATCGATTTTTCACGGACACTACTTGCAGCTATCGAACAATTAAGCAGAACCTGCAAAACTATAGGTATCAGCCTCGATTTGGATTTAATCGATCCTGAAGATGCACCTGGCGTAGAGACGCCGGTATCGGCTGGAATTAAAGCTGCTGCACTGCTGGAAGCGCTTGCCTTGGTGAAGCATCATGCCAAGTTCTGTGCTCTGGAAATCAGTGAATTCAATCCAGAAAGTGATCGACACGCTAAAACGCTACTTCTGATGAAATCAATTGTAGAAACGTTTTATGCAGATTAA
- a CDS encoding bifunctional acetate--CoA ligase family protein/GNAT family N-acetyltransferase, translated as MNIHYLSPLFSPRSVAVIGASNRIDSVGGVVFKNMLESGYQGKLYAVNPNHPEIQGQHAYAGIEQIEGTVDLAVIITRAATVPNIIEMCGKHGVRFALVLSAGFSETGPQGAALERAIVENARRYGMRLIGPNCLGILCPETGLNATFSKGRAKAGGLALISQSGAFCTAIMDWARPNDVGFSSIISLGAAAGMDFGEILDYLAIDPHTQSILLYIEGIQHARSFISALRAAARVKPIFIVKAGRHEAGTKAVFSHTGALVGADDVFDAALQRAGVVRVDTIVQLFSAAKALSTHICPRGNRLAIVTNGGGPGVMATDRAVELGVTIATLSENTLTQLNAVLPATWSHSNPLDIIGDATAERYRHAVTYCMQDEGVDGVLVILTPQAMTQPLEVAQAVIEIAGKFDKPLIACWMGEEQVAESRQLFNQAKISTFRTPEPAVEVFSFISTYYQNQKLLMQTPCPISQRSIPDKEGARLLIESVLADHRKVLNEMESKAILTAFHIPIAKSMVARTPHEALLIAEELGLPVAMKINSPDISHKSDSGGIRLNLGNAQAVRSAYHDIIQSVQKKNPNARIDGIVVEPMVIKSNGRELMIGVITDPVFGPVITFGAGGVLVEAMGDRAVALPPLNNFLAKNMIRRTRISKLLSAFRNMPPINMEELESILLHVSEMVCELPWIKEMDINPLIVDESGACAVDARMVVDYLPPSVDRYAHMAIHPYPTHLITYWQLPDGTDLMIRPICSEDAQIEQEFVRGLSDESKYSRFMDALKELSQNTLLHFTQIDYHREMALIAVLKQDNQEKELGVCRYVASADGYSCEFALVVADEWQRRGIGNKLMNCLFDAARAKEIKTMEGEVLATNQFMLELVRKLGFKVSTSEEDAAVKHIVKQL; from the coding sequence ATGAACATACATTATCTCAGTCCACTTTTTTCCCCTCGATCGGTAGCCGTGATTGGTGCGAGTAACCGTATAGATTCCGTTGGAGGAGTCGTGTTTAAAAACATGCTTGAAAGCGGTTATCAGGGCAAGCTCTATGCAGTCAACCCGAACCACCCTGAAATCCAAGGTCAGCATGCCTATGCCGGCATTGAGCAGATTGAGGGAACAGTTGATCTGGCTGTCATCATCACACGCGCAGCAACCGTGCCTAATATTATTGAGATGTGTGGTAAGCACGGTGTGCGTTTTGCCTTGGTGTTGTCGGCAGGTTTTAGTGAAACCGGGCCACAAGGCGCTGCGCTGGAACGTGCTATAGTAGAAAATGCACGGCGTTATGGTATGCGGCTCATTGGCCCTAACTGTCTTGGCATTCTCTGTCCGGAGACAGGGTTGAATGCCACCTTCAGTAAGGGAAGGGCAAAAGCTGGTGGGTTGGCGTTAATTTCTCAATCTGGAGCTTTTTGCACTGCAATTATGGACTGGGCGCGACCCAATGATGTTGGTTTCTCCAGTATTATATCCTTGGGTGCTGCAGCAGGGATGGATTTTGGTGAGATACTCGATTACCTCGCAATTGACCCACATACTCAAAGTATTCTACTCTATATCGAGGGTATTCAGCACGCTCGCAGCTTTATCAGCGCGCTGCGTGCGGCGGCTAGAGTCAAGCCTATCTTCATCGTCAAAGCAGGTCGCCATGAAGCCGGCACTAAAGCGGTATTTTCCCATACGGGTGCACTGGTTGGAGCGGATGATGTATTCGATGCTGCCTTGCAACGCGCAGGTGTTGTACGCGTTGATACGATCGTGCAATTATTTTCTGCAGCCAAAGCCCTCTCGACTCATATCTGCCCGCGCGGCAATCGGTTAGCGATTGTAACGAATGGGGGTGGGCCCGGTGTCATGGCGACTGACCGGGCTGTTGAGTTGGGGGTGACTATTGCTACACTGTCTGAAAATACATTAACCCAATTAAATGCAGTGTTACCAGCTACCTGGTCGCATAGTAATCCGCTCGATATCATCGGTGACGCAACTGCAGAACGTTATCGTCATGCTGTCACATATTGTATGCAGGATGAGGGTGTGGATGGTGTGCTAGTAATACTAACACCGCAAGCGATGACTCAACCACTGGAGGTGGCGCAAGCGGTTATTGAAATCGCTGGTAAGTTTGACAAGCCGCTTATCGCATGCTGGATGGGAGAGGAACAAGTGGCTGAAAGCAGACAGCTCTTCAACCAGGCAAAGATATCCACTTTCCGTACACCAGAACCCGCCGTTGAAGTATTTTCCTTCATTTCTACTTATTATCAGAATCAAAAGCTGCTCATGCAGACACCATGCCCAATATCTCAACGCAGTATACCGGATAAAGAAGGTGCCCGCTTATTGATTGAAAGTGTATTGGCAGATCACCGTAAAGTCCTGAATGAAATGGAATCCAAAGCGATTTTGACAGCATTTCATATTCCTATTGCCAAATCCATGGTAGCACGTACCCCTCACGAAGCTTTATTAATTGCTGAAGAACTAGGCCTGCCTGTCGCTATGAAAATCAATTCCCCTGATATTTCGCATAAGTCAGACTCAGGTGGAATACGTCTCAACCTCGGTAATGCACAGGCAGTCCGGTCAGCCTATCACGACATTATCCAGTCGGTGCAAAAGAAAAATCCCAATGCTAGGATTGACGGTATCGTCGTTGAGCCGATGGTGATCAAATCCAATGGTCGGGAATTGATGATCGGGGTCATCACTGATCCGGTATTTGGCCCTGTTATTACTTTCGGAGCAGGAGGAGTACTCGTTGAAGCGATGGGTGACCGCGCGGTTGCGCTTCCACCACTTAACAATTTTTTGGCTAAAAATATGATTCGACGCACTCGTATTTCCAAACTTCTTTCGGCCTTCCGTAATATGCCACCCATCAATATGGAGGAGCTTGAAAGCATACTTTTGCACGTTTCAGAAATGGTATGTGAACTTCCCTGGATCAAGGAAATGGATATCAATCCTTTAATTGTCGATGAAAGCGGTGCCTGCGCGGTGGATGCGCGTATGGTCGTGGATTATCTGCCCCCTTCTGTCGACCGCTATGCGCACATGGCGATCCACCCTTATCCCACTCACCTGATTACGTACTGGCAGTTACCAGATGGTACCGACCTGATGATACGTCCGATTTGCTCGGAGGATGCACAAATCGAGCAGGAATTTGTACGAGGCTTATCGGATGAATCAAAATATTCTCGTTTTATGGATGCGTTGAAGGAGCTCTCACAAAATACACTTCTGCACTTTACGCAAATTGATTATCACCGAGAAATGGCATTGATTGCCGTGCTCAAACAGGATAATCAGGAAAAGGAGCTAGGTGTATGTCGCTATGTGGCCAGTGCTGATGGCTATTCCTGTGAATTCGCGCTTGTGGTAGCAGATGAATGGCAGAGAAGAGGTATTGGCAATAAACTCATGAATTG
- a CDS encoding AI-2E family transporter, giving the protein MPFSLDSFYEANRRILIWLILIGLLWLLRDFFGLIFITFVLAFIATPLIRLGQNKLKLSYRFSLALVYIFFLVGLGSFFHYVTPSVIGEASRFMNNLSELQLKLLELKQDIGSKYPGIERSLHGYIRSILNEDTQKVIDRELNLFKRTINLSEVEQPEDAENKEDSSMTEKMQEKLKKYYDKEAELLIDSLMTKQMDKAREQVPKLINHFYQATGTMLLALLFSFLILFDSVRLGDLMKSLHDSRLRDFYQETAQPVVRFAYVIGRAIQAQAMIACVNTFLTLIGLIILGIPSVALLSLIVFVCSFIPVLGVFISTTPMVLIALNTGGLTLALAIVVMITVIHIIEAYGLNPLIYGKHFKLNPVLVLIILLIAYHSFGLWGMILGVPVTYYFIHDVFGVPLWDERRLEPPNTTLEASLND; this is encoded by the coding sequence ATGCCATTCAGCTTGGATAGTTTTTATGAAGCTAACCGCCGCATATTGATCTGGCTCATCCTGATCGGTTTGCTTTGGTTATTGCGTGACTTTTTTGGACTGATTTTTATCACCTTTGTTCTTGCATTTATTGCTACACCTCTGATTCGCCTCGGCCAGAATAAATTGAAACTGTCTTACCGCTTCTCTCTGGCGTTGGTATATATCTTTTTTCTGGTAGGGTTGGGAAGCTTTTTCCACTATGTCACACCCAGTGTGATCGGTGAAGCCAGTCGTTTTATGAATAACCTTAGTGAACTGCAGTTGAAGCTGCTGGAACTAAAACAAGATATTGGCAGTAAATATCCTGGTATAGAACGCTCTTTGCACGGTTATATCCGAAGCATACTGAATGAAGATACTCAAAAAGTTATTGATAGAGAACTTAATTTGTTCAAGAGAACCATCAATCTTTCTGAGGTCGAGCAGCCGGAAGACGCTGAAAATAAAGAAGATAGCAGCATGACGGAAAAGATGCAGGAGAAGCTGAAAAAATACTACGATAAGGAAGCCGAACTGCTCATTGATTCCTTGATGACTAAACAGATGGATAAAGCTCGTGAGCAAGTGCCTAAACTTATCAATCATTTCTATCAAGCCACCGGTACGATGCTGCTGGCTCTGTTATTCAGTTTCCTGATCCTGTTTGATAGCGTTCGCCTGGGAGATTTGATGAAAAGTTTGCATGATTCACGCTTGCGTGATTTTTATCAGGAAACTGCACAGCCGGTAGTCCGCTTTGCCTATGTAATTGGCCGAGCTATTCAGGCACAGGCAATGATCGCATGTGTGAATACTTTCTTAACTCTGATAGGCCTGATCATACTTGGGATTCCTTCCGTTGCACTTTTATCTTTGATTGTGTTCGTGTGCAGCTTTATTCCAGTACTGGGCGTGTTTATCTCTACTACACCGATGGTGCTGATTGCATTGAATACGGGTGGATTGACTCTGGCCTTAGCAATTGTAGTGATGATTACCGTTATTCATATTATTGAGGCCTATGGACTTAATCCTTTAATCTATGGTAAACACTTCAAACTCAATCCGGTGCTGGTATTAATCATTTTACTGATTGCTTACCACAGCTTTGGCCTGTGGGGAATGATACTGGGTGTTCCGGTTACTTATTACTTTATTCACGATGTATTTGGTGTGCCATTGTGGGATGAACGGCGCTTGGAACCACCAAATACAACTTTAGAAGCAAGCTTAAATGATTAA
- a CDS encoding histone deacetylase family protein, with the protein MQTAYITHSACLKHSMGSDHPESPARLRAIEDQLIASGIFPLLQQHQAPCVTPQQLARVHSESYLKSIETVAPQHGLISLDADTFMNPFTLEAAYRAAGAVVLGTDLVMTGKVENAFCNIRPPGHHATHDRAMGFCFFNNVAVGVAHALTQYELKRVAIADFDVHHGNGTEDIFKYDPRVMLCSTFQHPFYPFCGADSSSAHIINVPLAAGTNHLVFRTAVTQYWLPALESFQPEIIFISAGFDAHREDDMAHLNLIESDYSWVTEQIKMIAGKYAQKRIVSVLEGGYALHALGRSATAHIKVLCGL; encoded by the coding sequence ATGCAGACAGCCTATATTACCCATTCCGCGTGCCTTAAACATAGCATGGGATCTGATCATCCAGAGTCGCCAGCCAGACTGAGAGCGATTGAAGACCAATTGATTGCATCAGGTATTTTTCCGCTGTTGCAGCAACACCAGGCACCCTGTGTAACGCCTCAACAACTCGCGCGGGTACATTCGGAAAGCTATCTCAAATCCATTGAAACAGTTGCGCCACAACATGGATTGATCAGTCTGGATGCGGATACCTTTATGAACCCTTTTACGCTGGAAGCGGCATACCGCGCAGCCGGTGCCGTAGTGCTGGGCACAGACCTCGTGATGACCGGTAAGGTAGAAAATGCGTTTTGTAATATCCGCCCGCCCGGCCATCATGCTACCCATGATCGGGCCATGGGTTTCTGCTTTTTTAATAATGTCGCGGTCGGTGTTGCGCACGCCTTGACACAATATGAACTGAAGCGAGTCGCGATCGCAGATTTCGATGTCCATCACGGCAATGGCACCGAAGATATTTTCAAATATGACCCTCGCGTCATGCTTTGTTCTACTTTTCAGCACCCATTTTATCCGTTTTGTGGCGCGGATAGCAGCAGCGCTCACATCATCAACGTACCGCTTGCTGCAGGTACAAATCATCTGGTTTTTCGCACTGCCGTTACCCAGTATTGGTTACCAGCACTGGAAAGCTTCCAGCCAGAAATAATTTTTATTTCTGCAGGCTTCGATGCCCACCGAGAAGATGATATGGCTCATCTGAATCTGATCGAATCGGACTATTCCTGGGTCACTGAACAAATTAAAATGATCGCTGGCAAATATGCCCAGAAACGCATTGTCTCTGTGCTCGAAGGCGGCTATGCGCTGCATGCGCTCGGTAGAAGCGCTACCGCCCATATTAAGGTATTATGTGGATTGTAA
- a CDS encoding ornithine cyclodeaminase, whose amino-acid sequence MSINDIQKLIKIIGLKAFLTRLILFLESDFARWDTFHKSIRHATYFAHGAIELMPCANEQFYAFKYVNSYPGNTAQGKLSVIGIGQLSDATTGYPLLLSEMTLLTALRTAATGALAAKYLAREDARSLAMIGTGAQAEFQVIAFNSLFPLQQIRYFDIDPAAMAKFSRNLASYAFELIPCANVGEAIHNTDIIITATATTRRMRLFELQDVAAGTHIHAMGGDSPGKTELSQTLLKAAKIVVEFIPQTLKEGEVQQCDASDIYAELWELVTKRKRGRENATEITVFDSVGFAVEDFAALRLVYELALEHQLGSEIALLPEPDDPKDLFSVLIPFLNQN is encoded by the coding sequence ATGAGTATTAACGATATCCAAAAACTGATCAAAATTATCGGCTTGAAAGCCTTCCTTACCAGGCTGATACTATTTCTGGAAAGCGATTTCGCCCGTTGGGACACCTTCCATAAATCTATACGCCATGCGACTTATTTTGCGCACGGCGCTATTGAATTGATGCCTTGTGCAAATGAGCAATTCTATGCATTCAAATATGTCAATAGCTATCCCGGCAATACAGCACAAGGTAAATTGAGCGTGATCGGCATTGGTCAGTTAAGCGATGCCACCACGGGTTATCCATTGCTACTGAGTGAAATGACCTTGTTGACCGCTTTACGTACGGCAGCAACCGGAGCCTTGGCAGCAAAGTATTTGGCCAGAGAAGACGCCCGCTCCCTGGCAATGATTGGTACCGGTGCACAGGCGGAATTTCAGGTGATAGCATTTAACAGCCTTTTCCCATTACAACAGATACGCTACTTCGATATTGATCCAGCAGCGATGGCTAAATTTTCGCGTAATCTGGCCTCCTATGCTTTTGAGCTGATACCTTGTGCCAATGTAGGGGAGGCCATTCACAATACCGATATTATTATTACTGCAACGGCAACAACTAGACGGATGAGGTTGTTCGAATTGCAGGATGTCGCAGCAGGCACCCATATTCACGCCATGGGTGGCGATTCTCCAGGTAAAACCGAATTAAGCCAGACCCTGCTAAAGGCAGCGAAAATCGTGGTTGAATTTATTCCGCAAACACTCAAGGAAGGTGAAGTACAGCAATGTGATGCAAGCGATATTTATGCTGAATTATGGGAGCTCGTCACCAAGCGCAAACGAGGCAGAGAAAACGCTACTGAAATTACCGTATTCGATTCGGTTGGCTTTGCGGTGGAGGATTTCGCAGCGCTGCGTTTAGTATATGAATTGGCTTTAGAGCATCAATTAGGTAGCGAGATCGCGTTGTTGCCTGAGCCAGATGATCCTAAAGACTTGTTCAGTGTATTAATTCCATTTCTAAATCAAAACTGA
- a CDS encoding amino acid permease, which translates to MIFWRVKSLDTILATAEKRSLHRSLGVWQLTLLGVGAIIGTGIFVLTAEAAQKAGPGMMIAFIIAGFVCAVAALCYSELSSMVPVSGSAYTYSYAVLGEFVAWMVGWALILEYSVAASAVAVGWSGYFVGLLNNSLGIEIPFALANGPFAGGMINLPAVVICLLIVGLLVIGTRESAAFNAALVAVKIVALTAFIALALPVAELENFQPFLPLGTSGVVAAAASIFFAYVGFDAVSTAAEETKDPQRNIPLALIGSLAICTLFYLLVSAGVIGAIGAQPLTDASGRGLMPGSLALAERCQSLAALGQQPIVCSREALAHVLREIGWEKIGNLLGLAAFLALPSVILMMLFGQTRIFFVMSRDGLLPEVLSRIHARFKTPHIVTMITGIGVTFAAAFLPVGKLADISNSGTLFAFLVVALAVMILRIKDKDRDRPFKTPAVWVVGPLAIVGCITLFLFLPADAKLVFPIWTGIGLIVYFLYGYRKSHVALHIKTSAGGENLIEPIRPLADYRDGFKSLKQKD; encoded by the coding sequence ATGATCTTCTGGCGCGTAAAATCGCTAGATACCATTTTGGCTACAGCCGAAAAGAGAAGCCTTCACCGCTCGCTGGGAGTATGGCAACTGACACTCTTGGGCGTAGGCGCCATCATCGGAACCGGTATCTTCGTTTTGACTGCTGAAGCCGCACAGAAAGCAGGCCCCGGTATGATGATTGCCTTCATCATCGCTGGCTTTGTGTGTGCCGTGGCGGCACTTTGCTATTCTGAGCTTTCTTCAATGGTGCCTGTATCCGGCTCTGCTTATACCTACTCCTATGCGGTATTGGGTGAATTTGTAGCATGGATGGTAGGCTGGGCATTAATCCTTGAATATTCCGTCGCTGCTAGCGCAGTTGCTGTAGGCTGGTCCGGCTATTTTGTTGGACTATTAAATAATTCTCTTGGTATTGAAATTCCCTTTGCTCTGGCAAATGGCCCCTTTGCCGGCGGAATGATCAATTTGCCAGCAGTGGTCATTTGTTTGCTGATTGTGGGTCTGCTTGTCATCGGTACGCGCGAAAGTGCCGCGTTCAATGCCGCGCTGGTGGCGGTCAAAATTGTTGCCCTTACAGCTTTTATCGCGCTGGCACTGCCTGTCGCTGAGCTGGAAAATTTCCAGCCGTTCTTGCCGTTAGGTACCTCTGGAGTGGTCGCGGCAGCTGCTTCTATTTTTTTCGCCTATGTTGGTTTTGATGCCGTCTCGACTGCTGCAGAGGAAACGAAAGATCCGCAACGCAATATCCCCCTCGCTCTCATCGGCTCACTGGCGATCTGCACCTTATTCTATCTTCTGGTATCAGCCGGCGTGATCGGTGCAATTGGGGCACAGCCATTGACAGATGCTAGCGGTCGTGGTCTTATGCCTGGCTCATTAGCATTGGCCGAGCGATGCCAGTCACTTGCCGCTCTCGGACAGCAGCCCATTGTGTGCTCACGTGAAGCGCTCGCGCATGTACTGCGTGAAATCGGCTGGGAAAAAATCGGCAATCTGCTTGGCCTGGCCGCTTTTCTGGCATTGCCTTCGGTTATCCTGATGATGCTGTTTGGTCAGACGCGCATCTTTTTTGTGATGTCTCGTGATGGCCTGCTGCCGGAAGTACTGAGCCGCATCCATGCACGGTTCAAAACACCGCACATTGTCACCATGATCACCGGTATCGGAGTAACGTTTGCCGCTGCTTTCCTACCGGTTGGCAAACTCGCGGATATTTCCAATTCTGGCACATTGTTTGCTTTTCTGGTTGTGGCACTGGCCGTCATGATTTTGCGCATCAAAGATAAAGATCGTGACAGGCCTTTCAAGACACCAGCCGTTTGGGTGGTAGGACCTCTCGCAATTGTTGGCTGCATAACGCTCTTTCTCTTTCTGCCAGCTGATGCCAAACTGGTATTCCCGATCTGGACGGGAATCGGCTTGATTGTCTATTTTCTATATGGTTACCGGAAAAGCCATGTAGCATTACACATTAAAACATCCGCTGGTGGTGAAAACCTCATCGAACCGATTCGTCCGCTTGCGGATTACCGAGATGGCTTTAAGTCGCTTAAGCAAAAGGATTAA
- a CDS encoding DUF2934 domain-containing protein: protein MAKQTRTSVKQNSDPNITGQGSYSPEQRETMIREAAYYQYAKRGYASGYELEDWLAAEAEFERRMPESEKLPPNIELQESGTHGRAKDDKLKRMVKQHPHKAIPQVESIEPEEAPAKE from the coding sequence ATGGCTAAACAGACACGCACTTCCGTTAAACAAAACAGCGATCCCAACATTACAGGGCAAGGAAGTTACAGTCCAGAGCAGCGCGAGACGATGATTCGCGAGGCTGCCTACTATCAGTATGCCAAGCGTGGTTACGCTTCGGGGTATGAGCTTGAGGACTGGCTTGCCGCTGAAGCAGAATTTGAGCGCAGAATGCCAGAGTCTGAGAAATTGCCACCGAATATAGAGTTGCAGGAAAGCGGCACTCATGGGCGAGCGAAGGATGATAAATTGAAGCGGATGGTCAAACAGCATCCACATAAAGCTATTCCGCAAGTCGAGAGTATCGAGCCGGAAGAGGCACCTGCTAAGGAATGA